One segment of Rosa chinensis cultivar Old Blush chromosome 6, RchiOBHm-V2, whole genome shotgun sequence DNA contains the following:
- the LOC112173637 gene encoding protein PELPK1 — protein sequence MASRRFPAFVFPLFLFTLSLMSSKTLVQGARCLLETHLPEVPELPKPELPHLPSLPTLPKPELPQLPKPELPPLPKPELPQLPKPELPHLPKPELPSLPKPELPPLPHVPTLPKPEGLKLAEQPHLPTLPELPPLPKQEELPSLPKPELPSLPNFPSLPKPELPTLPKPELPTLPPLPHLPELPKTGLPTLPKDKTVLP from the coding sequence ATGGCCTCTCGTCGCTTCCCAGCCTTTGTCTTCCcactttttcttttcacctTATCGCTTATGAGCTCCAAAACACTGGTCCAAGGAGCTCGCTGTCTTCTCGAGACTCACTTGCCTGAGGTGCCTGAGCTTCCAAAGCCTGAATTGCCCCATCTTCCAAGTCTTCCAACCTTGCCAAAGCCTGAACTGCCACAGCTGCCGAAGCCCGAGCTGCCACCATTGCCAAAGCCGGAGCTTCCACAACTGCCAAAGCCAGAGCTGCCACATTTGCCCAAGCCTGAATTGCCATCATTGCCTAAGCCCGAGTTGCCACCATTGCCCCATGTACCAACTTTGCCAAAGCCTGAAGGCCTCAAGTTAGCTGAACAACCCCATCTCCCAACATTGCCCGAGCTTCCACCATTGCCAAAGCAGGAGGAGCTGCCATCATTGCCGAAGCCCGAACTCCCATCACTTCCGAATTTCCCTAGTTTGCCAAAGCCTGAGTTACCAACACTACCTAAGCCTGAATTGCCAACTTTACCACCACTGCCTCATCTCCCCGAGCTCCCTAAGACCGGATTGCCCACCCTCCCGAAAGACAAAACCGTCCTTCCTTGA